The genomic region CCGCCGTACGCGCGCATCGCGGGCCACTACCGCGACCGGATCAGCTCCGGGGACCTCGCACCCGGCGATCTCCTGCCCAGCATCAAGACGCTGGCCACCGAGTGGAACGTCAGCACCGCTACCGCGGACCGTGCGATGCGGCTGCTGCGCGAGGAGAAGCTCGTACAGGGCATCCCCGGCGTGGGCACAGAGGTGATGGCCCGCCCCATCTCGCTGTCCTCCGGATCGGAGCGTCACGACCGCAGCAGCAAGACCCAGTCCTCTTGGGGCGTCGGCGAGAAATCGTCCGGCCACACCGCCGGCATAGTCGAAGCTCCAGAGGACGTTGCGCACGCGCTTGGCATTTCGCCTGGTGACGACGTGATTCGCCGCAGCCGTGTCTACCGGGACGATCACGGCATCGTCTCCCACTCCACGTCCTGGATCCCCGCCGAGTTCGCTCGGGTGCTGCCGGAACTCGCGCGCAGCGCGCGACTCAAGGGCGGGCTGTCGCTCGACTTGATCGCTCGGGCCACCGGACGCCAGGTTGCTAAGCGGATCGACGAGGAGTCGGCGCGCATCGCCACCGCCGACGACCTCAGGCTCTTGGAGCTGGAGGCCGGCACCACCGCAGCGATCCTGGTCCTAACCGCCCGCTTTATGGACGCCGATGGCGAGGTGCTGGAGTACGGCGTGGACCTGGGCGCCCCGGGCCGCACGCGCAGGACGACCTCGGAGGTCCTGCGTTGACCGCACGCCTCTCCGAAGCCCTGTCCGGTCGGCCAGATCCCGCGCCGCGGGCGATCCTTCTGTCTGGTCTGCAGGGATCCGGCAAAACAACCCTCGCCCGAGCTCTGGAGCAGGCCGGGTTCCGGCGCCTCTGTCCGGACGAGGAGATGTTCCGCCGGTACGGCCACTACGGCAGGGATTTCCCCCGGGGCGAGTTCAAGGTCCGGGAGGCCCCCGTGCTCAAGGACATCGCTCTTGAGCTCGAGGAGCTCCTGGGGGCCGGACACGACGTCGTGGTCGACCACGGCTTCTGGACTCACGAAGAGCGGTCCCACTGGGCCGCCACGGTGATGGGGGCCGGCGGCGTGCCTGTCCTCATCTACCTGCCGGTGCCGCACGAGGTGCGCTGGGACCGGATCCGGCAGCGAAACGAGCAGTCGCTGGTCGACGCCAACAGCATCGAGTTCAGCGAGGAAGACCTGCTTCGGCATGCGGGCCGCTTCGTCCCACCGGCCGACGACGAGCCGCACATCGTGTACGACGGTCACCCGGAGCACGTGCTGGCGAAGCTCCGCCGTGCGCGTCCTTCCACGCATGAGGGCCCGCATTGACTCCCGCCTCCCTGCAATCGAATGTGCGAACTTGTCGATCACCAGGGTGGGATGAGGGAGCATGACCACACGAGGTCCGGCGGCGGACCGGTCCTGGACCAATCCCGGACAAGAAGCGGACCGCTAGCGGACCAGGGCCCTTGCTCTGCTGACTCGGCGTCGCTTGCGACTGACACTGAGGGCGCAGAGCACGATTTCGTGACTCGGGGAGGACCGGTGGCAGGCAGCGCCAGTCAGGGGGATCCGCGGACGAGACTGGAGTACCTGCTGCGGCAGCAGCCGCGCACGTACGATGAGATCGTCCGGGACTTCGGGCAGCTCGCTACGAGGCTCGGGGAGAACGTCACCCTGAGCACCCGGCACTTACGCCGGCTAGCCAGTGGTGAGCGGGCCAGTACCACCCCTGTCATGCGCCGTGTTCTGCAAAGCATGTTCGGCATGCCGCTGGAAGAACTCCTCGCCCCCTGGGTGGGGTCCTTACCGGCGGTCGACGAACCGACCGGGCTGATCCTGGCGACAGGAGGGCCCACTGCGGACAGGGAGCTGATCGAGATGGCTGCACGGCGAGCCAAAAGCTTCGCTTTCACGGCGGGGCAGACCGACCTCACGGCCGACGTGATGGAGCAGGTCCACGCGGATGTCCAGAATCTGGCGATGGACTATCCGCAGCGGCCGCTGTCGGAGCTGTTGCCGGACCTCATCACGACCCAGGACACGATCTACACGCTGCTGGAGCAGCAGCGTCGCCCCGCGCAGGCACGCCAGCTGTACTTCCTCGCCGGGGTGACGGGCGGCTTGCTTGCCAAGGCGAGCCACGACTTGGCGGACCCGCACGCGGCACTCACCCAGGCCCGTACCGCGTTCGTGTGCGCGGACCAGGCGGACCACAACGGGCTTCGGGCCTGGATCCGCGGAGTCCAGTCGCTGGTGTCTTACTGGGCCGGTCGGACCAGGGAGTCGGTCCGCTACGCCCAGTCCGGCGCCGAGTTCGCGGCGGTCAACTCGTCGAGCGTCTGGCTGCCCATGAACGAGGCCCGTGCCCATGCTGCGCTCGGCAACGCGAATGCGGCCCGCGCCGCGATCGAACGCGCGGAGCGCGCCTGGGACCTTGTCCAGGAGGACGAGGTCGACGAGCTCGGCGGCCTCTGCCTATTCGGCAGGACCCGGCAGATCTACTACGCGGCCGAGGCCCTCTCCTGGCTGCCTTCTCAGAGCAGCGTCGCGAACGACTATGCGACCCGCGCCGTCGCGGCCTACGAGGACACCAGTTCGCCCGAGTGGGCTTTCGGTGACCAGGCCGGAGCACGCAGCGCGCTGGCTATCACGCGCATCCAGATGGGCGAGCTGGAAGGCGCGACCGAGGCCGTGGCGCCGGTCCTCGACCTCGCTCCCGAGCAGCGCATCAACGGGATCGTGAACGCGACCCAGCGCGTACACCGCGCTCTGCGCGATTCCCCGCTCGGAGAGGACGCGTCGGGGCTGCAAGAACAGATCGAGGCGTTCACCCGTACCCCGCTCAAGTCGCTGCCTCGCTAGGAGCCCCCCGTTGACGTATCCGATCCACCTCGTTGGCGACCAGGTCGCGCTCAGGGAGTTCGCTCCCGGAGACGTCGACGACGTCCTGGCCATCATCGGCGACGACCAGGTCACCCAATGGCTGTCCTTCGACAGCCGCTCACGGGCCGAAGCCGTCGCCATGGTCGAAGGCGCAGTCGCCCGCGCGCAGGAGCAACCCCGCACCGAGTACTACCTTGCTGTGACGCCCAAGGGCGAAGACCGCGTCGTCGGCTTCGCCCGCATCGCGTTCGCCGGCACCCAGGCAGGCAAGTTGGGCTATGCGATTGCCGCCCAGGAGTGGGGCCGCGGGTTCGCCACGGATGCAGCCCGATGCCTGACCTCCTACGCCTTCGCTGAGCTCGGGCTGCACCGCGTCAGCGCCGCCATCGGCCCGTCGAACCTGGCCTCGATCGCCCTTGTCGAGCGCCTCGGATTCCAGCGAGAGGGCGTGCTCCGCGACCACGTGCACACCAACGGAGGCTGGCGAGACAGCGTGCTGTACTCGGTGTTGGAGAGCGAGTGGCGTCCGTAACCACCGCCATGGCGCTGTCTGAACTCACCCACTCGCCTGAACCTCTACGGCGCTGCACCAACGGCCCGAAATCCGTGCCGCGTTTGGGGCACCAAGTGGTTCTACCTGCGCGTTCTCAAGCCAGGAACGGAACAGTCGTCGGGGAAGGGCAGGGAGGAACAGGCGTCTCGCGCGACAACACCCTCGTTCTCAGTACCGTAGATCACCGAGGCCGTGTATCTTTTCAGGAAAGGTTTTCTAGGGTGGGGGTTTGTGATGTCGGATCCGCTGAGGCGAATTGACGCCCTGGTGGAGGAGGACACCCTCCCCTCACCCCGGGTCCGGCAGCAGCTGCGGCTTGCCGCCGGCCTCACGCAGGCCGAAGTCGCGGATGCCATCGGTGTCCAACGCGTCGCCGTCGCGCGGTGGGAGGCGGGACTCACCCAGCCTCACCGCGGCAACCGCCTGAAGTACGCCCACCTCCTCCGCCGGCTGGCCGAGAAGCACCCGGATGCCGCTGTCGAGGGGGCTTCCGATGAGGAGTGACCTCAAGGTTCAGGCCGATTTCGGGGTCGCCGACGCCGCCTTCGGTATCGAGGGGGTCGGGATGACCTAACGGCCATCGGCCGCGCGCGCCGATAGGTGGAGTGGCATCCACTGGCCCCGCGCGGCCCATCTCGCCGACCATCAGGTCGGCCGCCCAGTCCCCGGTTGGCCCCGGTTCTGGGCTCCAGCTCATCGAGCTGGTTCTTCTCCTGTACCACCCCGCCTTGGCAGGCGGGTCACTGGTCCGCTTGGCAGCGGGCCACCCGGCACGGCAGGTGCCCCTTTGGCAGGGGGCCCTCTGTCGAGCCACCGCTTCATCCCGGGCTTCGGCGGCTTTGGCAAACCGTCGGGCTCGGGGCTCCGCGTCGGCGCCCATCCACTCGGTGGTTGGGCGGTGGTGTCTCCATACAGAGCGTCGGCCGTGGTCGGGTCCCTTGGCAGGGGCCTGGTCGCGGTCGGGGCGATCCATATGAAGGTTGGTGTCCCCGTAATAGTGCACGACTTCGCCTCTCCTTGTCAGCTCGACCTTGTCCGATTCGACCTGATTCGAGCTCCCCGCGCTTCCCGCGTGACGGGATCAGCTGCCCCTGTTTGCACTGTTCACGGCATTAATCACGAAGATTCTTGGCGCCGGAGTGTCACACCGACCCCGGTCCGTGACACCTATACCGAGAGGGGGGCCCATGTCTTCCTGACGGCGCCCTCGGCCGTGGTGCTCCACAGCTCCGTCCCGCAGTGCGGGACGCGTTCGCAGATTCTGCCCGCCGGGCGGGAGGGAATCGGCTTCTCGCCGCTTCCCGGACTCTGTCCACAGGCTGCCTGCGCCAGGCTGCCGAAATGATCTCTTTCTCGTCCGTCCGGGTGGGCCGGTGAGCGCCGTGGCGGCGCCGGCCGCCGTGCTGATTCCTGCTTCGCGCCGTGCCGTCGATGACACCGACGCGGTCTCCGTGCTGCCCGGGCTGTTCGTGGCCGAGGCGTCGCAGTGGCTGTCGACGTCGTCGGGCCGGATCGCGCTGGACGGCTACTCGTGGATGCAGGCGGTCCACTGGGTCGCCGGGTCCGGGCTCTACGAGCCGCGGCGGCACCGGTCGCACGGGCCGCGCAGCTTCGGGCCGACGACCGTGCGCGTCGCCCAGGAGCTCGCACAGCTCTTCCCGTGCCGTCCGG from Streptomyces globosus harbors:
- a CDS encoding GNAT family N-acetyltransferase, with the translated sequence MTYPIHLVGDQVALREFAPGDVDDVLAIIGDDQVTQWLSFDSRSRAEAVAMVEGAVARAQEQPRTEYYLAVTPKGEDRVVGFARIAFAGTQAGKLGYAIAAQEWGRGFATDAARCLTSYAFAELGLHRVSAAIGPSNLASIALVERLGFQREGVLRDHVHTNGGWRDSVLYSVLESEWRP
- a CDS encoding helix-turn-helix transcriptional regulator, giving the protein MSDPLRRIDALVEEDTLPSPRVRQQLRLAAGLTQAEVADAIGVQRVAVARWEAGLTQPHRGNRLKYAHLLRRLAEKHPDAAVEGASDEE
- a CDS encoding AAA family ATPase; this encodes MTARLSEALSGRPDPAPRAILLSGLQGSGKTTLARALEQAGFRRLCPDEEMFRRYGHYGRDFPRGEFKVREAPVLKDIALELEELLGAGHDVVVDHGFWTHEERSHWAATVMGAGGVPVLIYLPVPHEVRWDRIRQRNEQSLVDANSIEFSEEDLLRHAGRFVPPADDEPHIVYDGHPEHVLAKLRRARPSTHEGPH
- a CDS encoding GntR family transcriptional regulator, encoding MSGPPRADNRPPYARIAGHYRDRISSGDLAPGDLLPSIKTLATEWNVSTATADRAMRLLREEKLVQGIPGVGTEVMARPISLSSGSERHDRSSKTQSSWGVGEKSSGHTAGIVEAPEDVAHALGISPGDDVIRRSRVYRDDHGIVSHSTSWIPAEFARVLPELARSARLKGGLSLDLIARATGRQVAKRIDEESARIATADDLRLLELEAGTTAAILVLTARFMDADGEVLEYGVDLGAPGRTRRTTSEVLR